The following proteins come from a genomic window of Miscanthus floridulus cultivar M001 chromosome 2, ASM1932011v1, whole genome shotgun sequence:
- the LOC136539287 gene encoding uncharacterized protein isoform X2, with product MAPPFVYLPSTFDGNSADALLKAALDGNLSRIKGATPFMASAQSSDISTVKYLLDHGADLMKADAKGCTVLHHAVCAGSCKVTEFLLSKGIPVDIDCGRGTPLYHAATNEQDKTLKILLDHYANPNTIVSGIATPLMSSLIYRSLKCMKLLIKAGADVNGEGSYASPLVFATGYGGYTDFIRLLLKAGANPNIPDDLGRFPIELAALRECKEEVEMLLPLTSPIPNVRNWSVDGVISHAKFEDTKPLDKMHFDRRRAMIKSQADRAFRQKDYTLALKFYDMGIDIAPEATLYSNRSLCKLRMGDGEGALSDAHQCRMMRPDWAKACYRQAAAHMLLKEYKQAYDAFLDAQKLDPGNDEIEKELRKAMESMNVSPDED from the exons ATGGCGCCGCCGTTCGTGTACCTCCCCTCCACCTTCGACGGCAACA GTGCCGACGCTCTTCTCAAGGCTGCGCTGGACGGCAACCTCAGCCGCATCAAAG GTGCAACACCGTTTATGGCCTCTGCACAGTCAAGTGATATATCCACTGTGAAGTATCTGCTTGATCATGGTGCTGATCTAATGAAAGCAGATGCAAAAGGATGCACGGTTCTACACCATGCTGTATGTGCAG GAAGCTGTAAGGTAACGGAGTTCCTTCTTTCAAAAGGAATACCAGTTGACATAGACTGTGGCCGTGGGACACCACTTTACCATGCTGCTACCAATGAACAGGATAAGACATTGAAGATTTTGTTGGACCACTATGCAAAT CCCAACACCATTGTTAGTGGCATTGCCACACCACTAATGAGTTCTCTTATCTACCGTTCGTTGAAGTGCATGAAGCTACTTATTAAG GCTGGTGCGGATGTTAATGGCGAAGGTTCCTATGCGTCTCCTCTAGTGTTTGCTACAGGTTATGGAGGGTATACTGACTTCATTCGATTACTGTTGAAGGCTGGAGCAAACCCTAATATTCCTGATGAT ctGGGAAGGTTTCCAATAGAGCTTGCTGCGCTGCGTGAGTGCAAGGAAGAAGTAGAGATGCTGCTGCCCTTGACTTCGCCGATCCCAAATGTCCGAAACTGGAGTGTTGATGGAGTAATCTCTCATGCAAAATTTGAAGATACAAAGCCATTG GATAAAATGCACTTTGATAGAAGAAGAGCTATGATCAAGTCACAGGCAGATCGGGCATTCAGGCAGAAGGACTATACCCTGGCATTAAAGTTCTATGATATG GGGATAGACATTGCACCAGAAGCAACACTGTATTCCAACAGAAGCCTCTGTAAACTGAGAATGGGTGATGGTGAAGGCGCTCTATCAGATGCTCACCAGTGCAGGATGATGAGGCCTGACTGGGCAAAAGCTTGCTATCGGCAGGCAGCTGCTCACATGCTACTCAAG GAGTACAAGCAAGCTTATGATGCTTTCCTGGACGCACAAAAATTGGATCCTGGCAATGATGAGATTGAGAAGGAGCTAAG GAAGGCTATGGAATCCATGAATGTCTCCCCTGATGAAGATTAG
- the LOC136539287 gene encoding uncharacterized protein isoform X1 produces MAPPFVYLPSTFDGNSADALLKAALDGNLSRIKGIIRNLGTENGDRAAVLSFHKDGFGVLHCAACQGHLEVCKYLVEELGCDPNMAASVGSCEGATPFMASAQSSDISTVKYLLDHGADLMKADAKGCTVLHHAVCAGSCKVTEFLLSKGIPVDIDCGRGTPLYHAATNEQDKTLKILLDHYANPNTIVSGIATPLMSSLIYRSLKCMKLLIKAGADVNGEGSYASPLVFATGYGGYTDFIRLLLKAGANPNIPDDLGRFPIELAALRECKEEVEMLLPLTSPIPNVRNWSVDGVISHAKFEDTKPLDKMHFDRRRAMIKSQADRAFRQKDYTLALKFYDMGIDIAPEATLYSNRSLCKLRMGDGEGALSDAHQCRMMRPDWAKACYRQAAAHMLLKEYKQAYDAFLDAQKLDPGNDEIEKELRKAMESMNVSPDED; encoded by the exons ATGGCGCCGCCGTTCGTGTACCTCCCCTCCACCTTCGACGGCAACA GTGCCGACGCTCTTCTCAAGGCTGCGCTGGACGGCAACCTCAGCCGCATCAAAG GTATCATAAGGAACCTTGGCACCGAAAATGGTGATCGAGCAGCAGTATTGTCTTTTCACAAGGATGGCTTTGGGGTGCTGCACTGTGCAGCATGCCAGGGCCATCTGGAGGTCTGCAAGTACTTGGTTGAGGAATTAGGGTGTGATCCAAATATGGCTGCAAGTGTAGGCTCATGTGAAG GTGCAACACCGTTTATGGCCTCTGCACAGTCAAGTGATATATCCACTGTGAAGTATCTGCTTGATCATGGTGCTGATCTAATGAAAGCAGATGCAAAAGGATGCACGGTTCTACACCATGCTGTATGTGCAG GAAGCTGTAAGGTAACGGAGTTCCTTCTTTCAAAAGGAATACCAGTTGACATAGACTGTGGCCGTGGGACACCACTTTACCATGCTGCTACCAATGAACAGGATAAGACATTGAAGATTTTGTTGGACCACTATGCAAAT CCCAACACCATTGTTAGTGGCATTGCCACACCACTAATGAGTTCTCTTATCTACCGTTCGTTGAAGTGCATGAAGCTACTTATTAAG GCTGGTGCGGATGTTAATGGCGAAGGTTCCTATGCGTCTCCTCTAGTGTTTGCTACAGGTTATGGAGGGTATACTGACTTCATTCGATTACTGTTGAAGGCTGGAGCAAACCCTAATATTCCTGATGAT ctGGGAAGGTTTCCAATAGAGCTTGCTGCGCTGCGTGAGTGCAAGGAAGAAGTAGAGATGCTGCTGCCCTTGACTTCGCCGATCCCAAATGTCCGAAACTGGAGTGTTGATGGAGTAATCTCTCATGCAAAATTTGAAGATACAAAGCCATTG GATAAAATGCACTTTGATAGAAGAAGAGCTATGATCAAGTCACAGGCAGATCGGGCATTCAGGCAGAAGGACTATACCCTGGCATTAAAGTTCTATGATATG GGGATAGACATTGCACCAGAAGCAACACTGTATTCCAACAGAAGCCTCTGTAAACTGAGAATGGGTGATGGTGAAGGCGCTCTATCAGATGCTCACCAGTGCAGGATGATGAGGCCTGACTGGGCAAAAGCTTGCTATCGGCAGGCAGCTGCTCACATGCTACTCAAG GAGTACAAGCAAGCTTATGATGCTTTCCTGGACGCACAAAAATTGGATCCTGGCAATGATGAGATTGAGAAGGAGCTAAG GAAGGCTATGGAATCCATGAATGTCTCCCCTGATGAAGATTAG